Part of the Sphaerochaeta associata genome is shown below.
GACCGTACCGCTGACTGTGCAAAACAATTGCCAAAGACGATACGTTGCGCTCCATGGACCCTCCACCGTCTAGAGTAGAAGGAAGAGGGCAAAAAATCAACTGGTTGGAAGTGGTGCAGCTCTGTGATATGCTGTCGACAATGAAACGGACAATCCTCAGTCTATGGTTGTTGCTTTGCATGGTTATGCTGTCTGCGTACAGCATACGGCCTCAACAGGTGGAGCAGCCCTTCGACAGCACCAAAGAACTTTCCAAGGTTGATTTTTCAAAACCCCTGGCAGCCAATCAGGCGGATTGGGTCGACCGCACATCGGTATCGCTGCTGACGGTGGGACCGGGAGACCCTCTGTATGCCTGGTTCGGCCACTCCGCCTTGATCGTCAAGCAACCGTCGGGCACCCAAATTATGTATGACTGGGGAATATTCGATTATGAACAGGAACACTTCTATCTGAATTTCGCCCGGGGCAGGATGTATTACTATGTCGTGGCAAGCGAAGCGACCTGGCGCATCCAGGAAGCAATCGATGAAGAGCGCGATGTCCGACTGGTTGAGCTCAATCTCACCGATGAAGCAAAGTTCGCCCTCATCACGTTCCTGCAAAAACACATCAAAACCGAGTACAGCACCTATCTCTATCATTTTTATTCTGACAATTGTGCGACAAGAATCAGGGACATCATCGACTTTGCAACCGAAGGTGCGTTCAGAGCATGGGCCGAGAACGAGCCCGGCCAAGGCAGCTACCGTCAGTTGACTGCGAGGAACATGATCCACAGCCCCGCC
Proteins encoded:
- a CDS encoding DUF4105 domain-containing protein, with product MKRTILSLWLLLCMVMLSAYSIRPQQVEQPFDSTKELSKVDFSKPLAANQADWVDRTSVSLLTVGPGDPLYAWFGHSALIVKQPSGTQIMYDWGIFDYEQEHFYLNFARGRMYYYVVASEATWRIQEAIDEERDVRLVELNLTDEAKFALITFLQKHIKTEYSTYLYHFYSDNCATRIRDIIDFATEGAFRAWAENEPGQGSYRQLTARNMIHSPALFWVLDTLQSRIIDTRLDRYEELFLPEKLHQAVVDFTYPDGTRLVDEVQVLQDRRDSGIRFTVSDDLVNYDWAYALFGIASTLLLLLLGSRLPVLRRIVSGLLFLALGVLGSLLLFMMLFSDMDMTYFNENILFLNPLLFASAYALLIQKKQGSRLAAYCSAIMLVLLVLKFLVPAFAQQDNIRTIAVLLPLYLSGSSFQGRRKRKKR